In one Hemitrygon akajei chromosome 3, sHemAka1.3, whole genome shotgun sequence genomic region, the following are encoded:
- the agtr1a gene encoding type-1 angiotensin II receptor produces the protein MMESTSVLHNLISEEEMGESTSKDSLGNISVETNSTSCTIGGRHDYIFLMIPIIYTIIFVVGVLGNSMVMIVIYCYLKLTTVANIFLLNLALADLIFVITLPFWAAYTAMRYHWTFGNFLCKTSATVVLLNMNASIFLITCLSMDRYLAIVHPMKARTRRTLVHAWVACIGVWFLAGFASLPATFFRSTSHYDSWNRTICAFNYPKDHKKQWIFGMALLKTLLGFLIPLFIILICYSLIIKSLVQTYQIRRNKPTSNEAFKLIIAVVVSFVLCWLPFQVFTFLDVLSRLGIIKNCRIPEIVDTSIPFTICMAYFNSCLNPILYGFVGHNFREKLFLFLRCIPPEIKPHPSLSTKLSSLSYRTIESLTKQMDISSAV, from the coding sequence ATGATGGAAAGTACCAGTGTCCTTCACAACTTGATCTCTGAGGAGGAAATGGGAGAAAGCACGTCCAAGGATTCACTGGGGAATATctcagtggagaccaattctacCAGCTGCACCATAGGGGGAAGGCATGACTATATCTTCCTTATGATCCCCATCATATACACCATCATCTTTGTTGTGGGAGTACTGGGAAACAGCATGGTGATGATAGTTATTTATTGCTACCTGAAATTGACAACAGTTGCCAATATTTTCCTGCTGAACCTTGCCCTGGCTGACCTGATCTTTGTGATCACCTTGCCCTTCTGGGCAGCCTACACAGCTATGAGGTACCACTGGACTTTCGGAAACTTCCTGTGCAAGACCAGCGCCACTGTCgtgctgctgaacatgaacgccaGCATCTTCCTCATCACCTGCCTGAGCATGGACCGCTACCTCGCCATTGTGCACCCCATGAAGGCGAGGACCAGGCGCACCCTGGTCCACGCTTGGGTCGCCTGCATCGGGGTCTGGTTCCTTGCTGGCTTTGCCAGCCTGCCCGCCACATTCTTCCGCAGCACGTCCCACTACGACAGCTGGAATCGAACTATTTGCGCTTTCAATTACCCGAAGGACCACAAGAAGCAGTGGATATTTGGCATGGCACTACTGAAGACCCTCCTGGGGTTTCTAATCCCACTCTTCATCATCCTGATTTGCTATTCCCTAATCATCAAGAGCTTGGTGCAGACGTACCAGATTAGACGAAACAAGCCAACAAGCAACGAAGCGTTTAAGCTCATCATTGCCGTCGTCGTGTCATTCGTTTTGTGCTGGCTTCCATTCCAAGTCTTCACATTCTTGGACGTGCTCTCCCGCTTGGGGATCATCAAGAACTGCCGCATCCCTGAAATTGTCGACACCTCGATCCCCTTCACCATCTGCATGGCTTACTTCAACAGTTGCCTCAACCCCATCCTCTATGGCTTTGTGGGCCACAACTTCAGAGAGAAGCTCTTCCTGTTCCTGAGGTGCATACCTCCCGAGATCAAGCCCCACCCGAGTCTGTCAACGAAACTGAGCTCATTGTCGTACCGAACCATCGAATCGCTGACAAAGCAAATGGACATCTCGAGTGCAGTGTAA